The genomic DNA GACAGAAATGCTTCTTCTATTTCTAACCTCAATTCCGCTCCTCTTAACATTATTCATTCGTAGAAGCAATAGTAGTAggcccatctctctctctctgcagaAGTAGGcccatctctccctctctctgcaGTAGCAGGCCCATctctaccccccccccccccccccctctctctctctctctctctctctctctcgtagtAGGCccatctctcccccccccccccccccccccccaccccaccccccaatttcaaatcaaaattttcatttccaaaTTTAAAATCTTGCATTTTCAAATCCGTGTAAATCCCCCACTCTGTTCATCATCGACTTCTTCATCTTCGCCACCTTTGCCAGCCGCTCTGCCTCCCTCCACGCCGACGTCGGCGTGAGCGGTTCCCCGTTCTCGTCCGTCAGCACCGCCGCCTCTCTCCGCCGCTGCACCATCTGATACTGCCGCCGCCACTGCAGCTCCGCGAGCTCCGCCTCCAAGCCTCGAACGAACTCCTCCGTCGACTCCGAGCTCGACTGCATCAGTAGAGCTCGAGCCGATGCCAACAGGTGATGCGAGCTCGATAGGTCGTTGTGCGCGACCAATCGCCGCGCCTCCGCTATTGCCCGCGTGGTGATGAAGAGATTCCTCAGCCGTTCGATCTTCGGCATCGACGATCGAACGGCGTGTGGGCGTGGAACCAGCAACGCCTGTTCTCTACCGTTGATCGTTTCTTGATTCGCTGGGTCCCTATAGCTGCAGCGGACTGACAGAACATGGTGGGGCCCAACGACAGGTTTAGGGACCCGTAGCTCCACGAGtaattctctctcttcctcgGCGTAGAGGTCGCCGAGCCGAATGGTTCCGGGGCCGTGCACTGTGGGCCTTCCATTGCAGGAATACACGGCGGAGATCTCAGCCGGATCGGAGCCGGAAGCGAAGCGGAGCTCGATGCGAAGATCTTGAACTACCACGCTGAGTAAGCCGCCGACGCACTTGGCGAAAGCGTCCTCGGCTGGCTCGTGGCTATAGCCGCCTTTCTTTCCGAAGCCAAACGAGTGTACCGGAATTTCGATATGAGCGAAGCGGGTGGATGAAGAATGGGCTGATCCGGGCCTTAGATTGTCGTTGTTGGACTGGACCCGATCATCCTGGCCGTCGGAGAGCAATATGATGCTGGCGACTGGGTTTCTCTCCCGACGGTCTTCAAGCACTTTGGTGGCTTTTCTCAAGGCATCGGCTACGCTAGTCCCTTGGCTACAGCTGAGCCGATCGATAATGCGGCGAGCAGCGCGCTGTCCTTGCGCCGTCATCCTCCTCAGCGGCAACAGCCGTTTAGGACAAGCCGAGAAGGCGACGATGGAGAGCCGGTCAGCCGAGCCGAGCGACGATATGACTAATCGCATGGCTCGCTTCAGCATCTGCATCTTGGTCCCGCTCATGCTTCCGCTAACGTCAAGCACCGTGACCAAATCGATAGGCGCTCGGCGCGACGGCTCCAGAAACTGCGCCGGATTCTTATTTTGCGCCGCTGGCGTCGGAGGAGCCTTAACCCTGAGAACCACCGCGTATGCCTCGTGAGTCCGACCCGCCGGAACCACCGCCGCCTCCGGTATTAATGACACCTCAACGTTCTTCGAATCGCCGCCGCCGATCGCACATTCGTCGCTGGATGAAGATATCGGATTCACGAAGAATCCTTGAAACTCCTCAACCtcgtcttcctcctcctccacctCCGGTATTGGACCAAATTTCCCGGAGCCGGCAGTCGGTGAAAGCAACGGCTCGTCGTCGTCATACGTCCTTTCCTCTGCCTTCCTCCCAGAAACGGCGGCCGGCAGCGGCGGAGGTAGGTGTTTGGCTTCCTCTTCCTTCCCGTTATCTGAAAAGCCGCGCTGATTCATCACTTTCGGGACATTATTGGAACCGACCTTTTTGGATTCAAGCTCGGATTTTGAACCTGGAGATTGAGGTTGAATCTTGTGAAT from Diospyros lotus cultivar Yz01 chromosome 4, ASM1463336v1, whole genome shotgun sequence includes the following:
- the LOC127799554 gene encoding E3 ubiquitin-protein ligase WAV3 yields the protein MGTGWRRAFCTTIPRDPDENHHHPQSPTPSPRSCAKLGFLSNPSTPRLQPQPATSPSLSCQTAVQTSAGDSLVSPKLQCRTVAKSPRPRRASNPSSPRSPFSILKNSLRLSRNSCGVCLQSVKTGHGMAIFTAECSHAFHFPCIAGHVKKNAALVCPVCNSSWRDVPLLAIHKIQPQSPGSKSELESKKVGSNNVPKVMNQRGFSDNGKEEEAKHLPPPLPAAVSGRKAEERTYDDDEPLLSPTAGSGKFGPIPEVEEEEDEVEEFQGFFVNPISSSSDECAIGGGDSKNVEVSLIPEAAVVPAGRTHEAYAVVLRVKAPPTPAAQNKNPAQFLEPSRRAPIDLVTVLDVSGSMSGTKMQMLKRAMRLVISSLGSADRLSIVAFSACPKRLLPLRRMTAQGQRAARRIIDRLSCSQGTSVADALRKATKVLEDRRERNPVASIILLSDGQDDRVQSNNDNLRPGSAHSSSTRFAHIEIPVHSFGFGKKGGYSHEPAEDAFAKCVGGLLSVVVQDLRIELRFASGSDPAEISAVYSCNGRPTVHGPGTIRLGDLYAEEERELLVELRVPKPVVGPHHVLSVRCSYRDPANQETINGREQALLVPRPHAVRSSMPKIERLRNLFITTRAIAEARRLVAHNDLSSSHHLLASARALLMQSSSESTEEFVRGLEAELAELQWRRQYQMVQRRREAAVLTDENGEPLTPTSAWREAERLAKVAKMKKSMMNRVGDLHGFENARF